One segment of Luteolibacter rhizosphaerae DNA contains the following:
- a CDS encoding phosphodiester glycosidase family protein, protein MRPVLRPLLILALLSIPVVSGQTIFAPKAAGQAEPAWQPLYQGIDYRLDELSQPRVLRIHSARIDTKAPGIRLFATPGNGDKPGEVDGRRTASFLKEFDLELAINGTGFQPITAEGKPVEVLGLSVSDGKVVSELDPERGNPVLLITARNEAHIFSGPLKQQDLRAAHQAMQGWYGKNGLLLDKGRVLTKSVDIHPRTAAGVSEDGRYLYLVVADGRQPGLSEGMTLVELAAWMKQLGCKDALNLDGGGSTTMVTKNPDASPKILNSPSGGLQRSVANHLGVHAEPLPSAP, encoded by the coding sequence ATGCGTCCGGTTCTCCGTCCTTTGCTCATCCTTGCCCTCCTTTCCATCCCGGTCGTTTCCGGGCAGACGATCTTTGCGCCCAAGGCTGCCGGGCAAGCGGAGCCCGCCTGGCAGCCGCTCTATCAGGGCATCGACTACCGCTTGGACGAATTGAGCCAGCCGCGCGTGCTCCGCATCCACAGCGCCCGCATCGATACCAAGGCTCCGGGCATCCGCCTCTTCGCCACCCCCGGAAATGGCGACAAACCGGGAGAGGTGGACGGGCGCCGGACCGCGAGCTTCCTGAAGGAGTTCGATCTGGAGCTCGCCATCAATGGCACCGGCTTCCAGCCCATCACCGCAGAGGGCAAGCCCGTCGAGGTCCTGGGCCTGTCCGTCTCCGATGGCAAGGTGGTGAGCGAGCTCGATCCGGAGAGAGGGAACCCGGTCCTGCTCATCACCGCCCGCAATGAGGCGCACATCTTCTCCGGTCCACTGAAACAGCAGGATCTGCGGGCAGCCCATCAGGCCATGCAGGGCTGGTATGGGAAGAATGGCCTGCTGCTGGACAAGGGCCGGGTGCTCACCAAGAGCGTCGATATCCATCCCCGGACCGCCGCCGGCGTCTCGGAAGATGGCCGCTACCTCTACCTCGTCGTGGCGGATGGCCGCCAACCCGGCCTCAGCGAGGGAATGACGCTGGTCGAGCTGGCTGCGTGGATGAAACAGCTCGGCTGCAAGGATGCGCTGAATCTCGATGGCGGCGGCTCCACCACCATGGTGACCAAGAATCCCGACGCCTCACCCAAGATCCTGAATTCCCCCTCCGGCGGCTTACAGCGGAGCGTGGCGAATCATCTGGGCGTGCACGCGGAACCGCTCCCGAGCGCCCCCTGA
- a CDS encoding chloride channel protein has product MAALVGAVVAIAGIGLLKLIWLITNLSFHGRISTHEGSADFSTLGAWGILVPCAGGLIIGMIARFGSAEVRGHGIPEAMQGVIEKRSRISLKVAILKPLSTAISIGTGGPFGAEGPIIATDGAVSSLFGQVIPSSTVERKILLAAGAAAGMTAVFGTPLAGVLLAIELLLFEFRGRSLIPVAIAAGSAMGLRALFHEPFPMLPLVSVEAPGPVLSGGSVLIGLAAGGASVFITWALHAIEDLYERLPVHWMWWPALGGLAVGFIGWIDPRTLGPGYHNLRELLSGEMALGALATLALLKFLSWSICLGSGTAGGTLAPVMTLGGVCGALTVHLLHAVPGFEGMPVGIGALVGMAAIFAGVSRALLTSVAFGFEATHSSAAFGLLLLGCAIAVLVSRLAMHESMMTEKLARKGVKVPSDYEPDILHGFTVEEAMLKQPLTISRTITVSRLAERISGTEEPWSTARLFPIVDEAGILLGVISRADVLAAVQVAPDSSVLEAVVERPVVAHPHESLSDAADRMIHHEIGRLPVVAAEGPSVLYGLLSRREILQARQHRIEAEKR; this is encoded by the coding sequence TTGGCAGCCCTCGTTGGAGCCGTCGTCGCCATCGCGGGAATCGGCCTGCTGAAGCTGATCTGGCTGATCACCAACCTCAGCTTCCACGGCAGGATATCCACGCACGAAGGGTCCGCGGATTTCTCCACGCTGGGGGCATGGGGCATTCTGGTTCCCTGTGCGGGCGGTTTGATCATCGGGATGATCGCGCGCTTCGGCAGTGCGGAGGTGCGCGGCCACGGGATTCCCGAGGCCATGCAGGGGGTGATCGAGAAGCGCAGCCGGATCTCCCTGAAGGTGGCGATCCTCAAGCCGCTCTCCACGGCCATCTCGATCGGCACCGGCGGGCCCTTCGGGGCGGAAGGCCCGATCATCGCGACCGACGGAGCGGTGAGCTCGCTCTTCGGCCAGGTCATCCCCAGCAGCACGGTGGAGCGGAAGATCCTTCTGGCGGCAGGAGCGGCGGCAGGGATGACCGCCGTCTTTGGCACCCCGCTCGCGGGGGTCTTGCTGGCAATCGAGCTGCTGCTTTTCGAGTTCCGCGGCCGCAGCTTGATCCCGGTGGCGATTGCCGCAGGCAGCGCGATGGGCCTGCGCGCACTTTTCCATGAGCCCTTTCCCATGCTTCCCTTGGTATCGGTTGAGGCACCGGGCCCCGTCCTCTCCGGGGGCTCGGTGCTGATCGGACTCGCGGCGGGCGGAGCATCCGTATTCATCACTTGGGCGCTGCACGCGATCGAGGATCTTTACGAGAGGCTTCCGGTCCATTGGATGTGGTGGCCGGCGCTCGGCGGCCTCGCCGTGGGCTTCATCGGCTGGATCGATCCGCGCACGCTTGGACCCGGCTATCACAATCTGCGGGAACTCTTGTCCGGGGAGATGGCGCTCGGTGCCCTGGCCACGCTGGCGCTGTTGAAGTTCCTATCCTGGTCGATCTGCCTGGGCAGCGGTACGGCGGGAGGAACGCTGGCACCGGTGATGACGCTGGGCGGAGTTTGCGGCGCGCTCACGGTTCACCTGCTGCATGCGGTGCCGGGATTCGAGGGTATGCCGGTAGGGATCGGTGCGCTGGTCGGGATGGCGGCAATCTTCGCGGGCGTGTCGCGAGCACTGTTGACCTCGGTGGCTTTCGGCTTCGAGGCAACGCACTCCAGCGCCGCCTTCGGACTGCTTCTCTTAGGCTGCGCCATCGCCGTGCTGGTCTCGCGCCTGGCGATGCATGAGTCGATGATGACGGAGAAGCTGGCGCGCAAAGGTGTGAAGGTTCCTTCCGACTACGAGCCGGATATCCTGCACGGCTTCACGGTGGAGGAAGCGATGCTGAAGCAACCGCTGACGATTTCACGAACGATCACGGTTTCGCGCCTGGCCGAACGCATCAGCGGAACCGAGGAACCTTGGAGCACGGCGCGACTTTTCCCGATCGTGGATGAAGCGGGAATCCTGCTCGGTGTGATCAGCCGGGCGGACGTGCTGGCCGCGGTGCAAGTGGCGCCGGATTCGAGCGTCCTAGAAGCGGTCGTGGAACGACCGGTGGTGGCGCACCCCCACGAATCCCTCTCCGATGCGGCCGACCGGATGATTCATCATGAGATCGGGCGTCTTCCGGTGGTGGCGGCCGAGGGTCCGTCGGTTCTTTACGGTCTGTTGAGCCGCCGCGAAATCCTTCAGGCACGACAGCACCGGATCGAGGCGGAGAAGCGTTGA
- the glmS gene encoding glutamine--fructose-6-phosphate transaminase (isomerizing), producing the protein MCGIVGYIGKASAPSVLISGLRRLEYRGYDSAGMAILEDGSVVVSKAPGKVAALNDKAHADWPVERFTRSSTGIAHTRWATHGPPTEANAHPHLDESGDIALVHNGIIENYRALRTRLEAKGHHFYSETDTEVLAHLIGDRNKGDLFQAVCDALSQVEGTFGIAVISAKEPGKIITARRGSPIVIGVGEGETIVASDASAIIAHTRQVIYLEDNDIAVVTADHVDIRDLHQVPVTREVNELGFDAAAAEKGGFDHFMLKEIHEQPDSLRNAIRGRLDFNLGSSVLSGMGTSPRDLAEIQRVVFVGCGTSLHAGLVGEYAIEDMADIHSEVQQAAEFRYRNPIIGSRDLVVAISQSGETADTLAAVREANQKGAFVMGLCNVVGSTIARETGRGVYLHAGPEISVASTKAFTCQVAVMLMMALKLGRGRRFSREEGMKFAREIESIPALVEKVIAQSDTIAAIAARYAQNEHAFFIGRGPQYPVALEGALKLKEISYIHAEGYHAAELKHGPIALLTEGTPVIALANDIPGKDKTLGNVEECRARGARILGIITEGDHEAAEVMDDVIEVPACHPLVSTIPTAVALQLLAYHIANERGCEIDQPRNLAKSVTVE; encoded by the coding sequence ATGTGCGGAATCGTCGGATACATCGGTAAAGCCTCCGCCCCCAGCGTCCTCATCAGCGGCCTGCGCCGTCTCGAATACCGCGGCTATGATTCTGCCGGCATGGCCATCCTCGAGGACGGCTCGGTCGTCGTCAGCAAGGCTCCGGGCAAGGTCGCCGCACTGAACGACAAGGCTCACGCCGATTGGCCGGTCGAGCGCTTCACTCGCTCCTCCACCGGAATCGCCCACACCCGCTGGGCCACCCACGGTCCGCCGACCGAGGCGAATGCTCACCCGCACCTCGATGAGTCCGGCGACATCGCCCTCGTCCACAACGGCATCATCGAGAACTACCGCGCCCTCCGCACCCGCCTCGAAGCCAAGGGCCACCACTTCTACTCCGAGACCGATACCGAAGTGCTCGCCCACCTCATTGGCGACCGCAACAAGGGCGATCTCTTCCAAGCCGTCTGCGATGCCCTCAGCCAAGTCGAAGGAACCTTCGGCATTGCAGTGATTTCCGCGAAGGAACCGGGCAAGATCATCACCGCCCGCCGCGGCAGCCCGATCGTGATCGGGGTGGGGGAGGGCGAAACCATCGTCGCCTCGGATGCTTCCGCCATCATCGCCCACACCCGCCAGGTGATCTACCTAGAGGACAACGACATCGCCGTGGTCACCGCCGATCACGTCGATATCCGCGACCTCCATCAGGTTCCCGTCACCCGCGAGGTGAATGAGCTTGGCTTCGACGCCGCTGCGGCGGAGAAGGGCGGCTTCGATCACTTCATGCTGAAGGAAATCCACGAACAGCCGGATTCCCTTCGCAACGCCATCCGCGGCCGTCTCGACTTCAATCTCGGCTCCTCCGTGCTCTCCGGCATGGGCACCTCGCCGCGCGATCTCGCGGAGATCCAGCGCGTGGTCTTCGTCGGCTGCGGCACCTCTCTGCACGCCGGCCTCGTCGGCGAGTACGCCATCGAGGATATGGCCGACATCCACTCGGAGGTCCAGCAGGCCGCCGAGTTCCGCTACCGGAATCCCATCATCGGCAGCCGCGATCTCGTCGTCGCCATCTCGCAATCCGGCGAAACCGCCGACACCCTTGCTGCTGTCCGCGAGGCGAACCAAAAGGGCGCCTTCGTCATGGGGCTCTGCAATGTGGTCGGCTCCACGATTGCCCGTGAAACCGGACGCGGCGTTTACCTGCATGCCGGACCGGAAATCTCCGTCGCCTCCACCAAGGCCTTCACCTGCCAAGTCGCCGTCATGCTGATGATGGCCCTCAAGCTCGGCCGCGGCCGCCGCTTCTCCCGCGAGGAGGGCATGAAGTTCGCCCGCGAGATCGAGTCGATCCCCGCCTTGGTCGAAAAGGTCATCGCCCAGAGCGACACCATCGCCGCCATCGCCGCTCGCTACGCACAGAACGAGCACGCCTTCTTCATCGGTCGCGGCCCGCAGTATCCGGTCGCCCTCGAAGGCGCGCTGAAGCTGAAGGAGATCTCATACATCCACGCTGAGGGCTACCACGCCGCCGAGCTCAAGCACGGCCCCATCGCCCTGCTCACCGAAGGCACGCCGGTCATCGCCCTGGCCAATGACATCCCCGGCAAGGACAAGACCCTCGGCAATGTCGAGGAGTGCCGCGCCCGCGGCGCCCGCATCCTCGGCATCATCACCGAGGGCGATCACGAAGCCGCCGAAGTCATGGACGACGTGATCGAGGTTCCTGCTTGCCATCCGCTCGTCAGCACCATCCCTACAGCCGTCGCCCTCCAGCTCCTCGCCTACCACATCGCGAACGAGCGCGGCTGCGAAATCGACCAACCCCGCAACCTCGCGAAGAGCGTAACCGTGGAATAA
- a CDS encoding MarR family winged helix-turn-helix transcriptional regulator, translating to MPARTRKLSDSDYQRLADFRYALRCFLEFSESAAAREGLTPQQHQALLVIRASPGGNATVRRLSERLKIKHNTAVELAQRLESSGLILRVQSPDDGRALCLTLTEEGKAKLEILTRVHRAELKQLSPEIMALFPSLDAGEAS from the coding sequence ATGCCTGCCCGAACCCGAAAACTTTCGGACTCCGATTACCAGCGCCTGGCGGATTTCCGCTATGCCCTGCGGTGTTTCCTGGAATTCAGCGAAAGCGCCGCCGCGCGAGAAGGGCTGACACCTCAGCAGCACCAAGCGCTGCTCGTGATCCGTGCCAGCCCGGGCGGCAACGCGACGGTTCGGCGGCTGTCGGAACGCTTGAAGATCAAGCACAACACGGCGGTAGAACTGGCGCAGCGGTTGGAAAGTTCCGGACTGATCCTGCGGGTTCAATCTCCGGACGATGGCCGGGCCCTGTGCCTGACACTGACGGAGGAAGGCAAGGCCAAGCTGGAGATCCTGACCCGGGTTCATCGGGCGGAATTGAAACAACTCAGCCCGGAGATCATGGCCCTGTTCCCGAGCTTGGACGCGGGCGAAGCGTCATAA
- the glmM gene encoding phosphoglucosamine mutase codes for MKLFGTDGIRGKANEFPITPEVALRAGKAVAQVLRSSGHNRNRVVIGKDTRISGYMLETALTSGLVSMGMDVLLPGPLPTPAIAHLTKSMGCAAGIMLTASHNPYEDNGLKIFGPDGYKLSDALEEIIERHILGDEPEPRAMSPEKIGKAYRIDDARGRYIEFAKHTADNISLHGLKIVVDCGHGAAYFIAPLIFKELGAEVIKHGCEPDGININDKCGALYPQTAGELVRQHGADLGISFDGDADRVIFTDATGTPVSGDRILALAAISLKEQGRLRGNKMACTVMSNLGLHEAMRRSGIEVLTTAVGDRHVIESLRSNSGSFGGENSGHLIFADHATTGDGILSALQVLRVMKEKKATLAELAACMREFPQELVNLKVAAKPPLSSLPGIQKLIKEADETFGDAGRQLIRYSGTENKIRILVEHRDADAVHQWVEKFTAAVKEDIGVPA; via the coding sequence ATGAAGCTTTTCGGCACCGACGGTATCCGCGGCAAAGCGAACGAATTTCCCATCACCCCGGAGGTCGCCCTCCGAGCGGGTAAGGCGGTGGCGCAGGTGCTCCGCTCCTCCGGCCACAACCGCAATCGCGTGGTGATCGGCAAGGACACCCGCATTTCCGGCTACATGCTGGAAACCGCTCTGACCTCCGGTTTGGTCTCGATGGGCATGGACGTGCTGCTCCCCGGCCCGCTGCCAACCCCGGCGATCGCCCACCTCACGAAGTCGATGGGCTGCGCCGCCGGCATCATGCTGACGGCTTCCCACAATCCCTATGAGGACAACGGCCTGAAAATCTTCGGCCCGGATGGCTACAAGCTCTCCGACGCGCTGGAGGAAATCATCGAGCGCCACATCCTCGGCGATGAGCCGGAGCCGCGGGCCATGTCCCCGGAGAAAATCGGCAAGGCCTACCGCATCGATGACGCCCGCGGTCGCTACATCGAATTTGCGAAGCACACCGCCGACAACATCTCCCTGCACGGGCTGAAGATCGTGGTCGATTGCGGCCACGGCGCGGCCTACTTTATCGCCCCGCTCATCTTCAAGGAGCTGGGCGCGGAAGTGATCAAGCACGGCTGCGAGCCGGATGGTATCAACATCAACGACAAGTGCGGCGCTCTCTACCCACAGACCGCCGGGGAACTCGTCCGCCAGCACGGTGCCGATCTCGGTATCTCCTTCGATGGCGATGCCGACCGCGTGATCTTCACCGATGCCACCGGCACACCCGTCTCCGGCGACCGCATCCTCGCGCTCGCGGCGATTTCGCTGAAGGAACAGGGCCGCCTCCGCGGCAACAAGATGGCCTGCACCGTCATGAGCAATCTCGGCCTGCACGAGGCCATGCGCCGTTCGGGCATCGAGGTGCTCACCACTGCTGTCGGCGACCGCCACGTGATCGAGTCGCTCCGCAGCAACAGTGGCTCCTTCGGTGGCGAGAACTCCGGCCACCTCATCTTCGCCGATCACGCCACCACCGGCGATGGCATCCTCAGCGCGCTGCAGGTCCTGCGCGTGATGAAGGAGAAGAAGGCCACCCTCGCCGAGCTCGCCGCCTGCATGCGCGAGTTCCCGCAGGAACTGGTGAACCTGAAGGTCGCCGCCAAGCCTCCGCTCTCCAGCCTCCCCGGCATCCAGAAGCTCATCAAGGAAGCCGACGAAACCTTCGGCGACGCCGGCCGTCAGCTCATCCGCTACTCCGGCACGGAGAACAAGATCCGCATCCTCGTCGAACACCGTGATGCCGATGCCGTCCACCAGTGGGTGGAGAAGTTCACCGCCGCGGTGAAGGAGGACATTGGGGTGCCAGCGTGA
- a CDS encoding tetratricopeptide repeat protein, whose amino-acid sequence MIKRLISFFAGDRSARGGVLVTSDQEHDEVFKRATDLISPLTKMHGRQDSFPEGRRQSLFSGIADLHAVTAYNPQNWAAFWFKGKAYQALGNKDAAKREFQASFALEKQNPDVAREYGISCSELGLVDEAVLAAKHALELKPEDAGLKANLALALLLAGKISDAKETIAESLKASPYDPISKSVERVIGEVISGKRKQPRFVADLERSC is encoded by the coding sequence ATGATCAAGAGGCTCATCTCCTTTTTCGCTGGCGACCGCTCCGCACGAGGCGGAGTTTTGGTCACCAGTGATCAGGAGCATGACGAAGTCTTCAAGCGGGCGACCGATCTGATCTCTCCTTTGACGAAGATGCATGGTAGGCAGGACTCATTTCCCGAAGGTCGGCGGCAATCGTTGTTCTCGGGGATCGCCGATCTGCATGCCGTGACAGCTTACAACCCGCAAAATTGGGCCGCCTTCTGGTTCAAGGGCAAAGCGTATCAAGCTCTGGGAAACAAGGATGCTGCCAAGCGGGAGTTCCAAGCCTCTTTCGCTCTGGAGAAACAGAATCCTGACGTAGCCAGAGAATATGGAATCTCGTGCTCGGAATTGGGACTTGTGGATGAGGCGGTGTTGGCTGCGAAACATGCTTTGGAACTGAAGCCTGAAGATGCTGGACTGAAGGCAAACCTTGCTTTGGCGCTCCTGCTTGCGGGCAAGATCTCCGACGCGAAGGAAACCATTGCTGAATCGTTGAAGGCTTCTCCTTATGATCCCATCTCGAAGTCTGTCGAACGTGTGATCGGCGAAGTCATCTCCGGAAAGAGGAAGCAGCCTCGGTTCGTGGCGGATCTTGAGCGTTCGTGCTGA
- a CDS encoding ABC transporter substrate-binding protein — MKRRHFVIPTAALTLAAAFGLSSCKKTDDSVINIGEVAALTGGTATFGQSSHNGTQMAVDEINAAGGLLGKQIKLHTEDDQSKQGEAGIVAKKLISRSKISALLGEVASGRSLEMAPIAQAAGVPMISPASTNPKVTEAGDYVFRVCFIDPFQGTVMSKFALSKGWKKVAILTDSKQDYSVGLTEFFKKHFAANGGTIVGEQSYGSGDKDFKAQLTAIKGGAPDAIFASGYYNEVALIAVQARELGVSAPLLGGDGWDSPSLIEVGGDAMEGCYFSNHFSNEDQAPAIQDFVKKYEAKHGAKPDAMAALGYDSAKILFDAIKRANSVDGPALRDAIAATKEYEGITGKITLDSQRNATKPAVILTIKDGKVVYTETIAP; from the coding sequence ATGAAACGCCGCCACTTTGTCATTCCGACCGCCGCCTTGACCCTTGCCGCCGCCTTCGGCCTTTCCAGCTGCAAGAAGACGGACGACAGCGTGATCAACATTGGTGAGGTCGCAGCTCTCACCGGCGGTACTGCCACCTTCGGCCAGTCCTCCCATAACGGCACCCAGATGGCAGTGGACGAGATCAACGCGGCGGGCGGCTTGCTCGGCAAGCAGATCAAGCTGCACACGGAGGATGACCAGTCCAAGCAGGGTGAAGCGGGAATCGTTGCCAAAAAGCTGATTTCCCGCTCCAAGATCAGTGCCTTGCTCGGCGAGGTGGCTTCCGGCCGCTCCCTTGAGATGGCCCCGATCGCCCAAGCTGCAGGTGTGCCGATGATCTCCCCGGCATCCACCAACCCGAAGGTCACCGAAGCGGGTGATTACGTCTTCCGGGTCTGCTTCATCGATCCTTTCCAAGGCACGGTGATGTCCAAGTTTGCCCTCTCCAAGGGCTGGAAGAAGGTCGCGATCCTGACCGACAGCAAGCAGGACTACAGCGTCGGCCTGACCGAATTTTTCAAGAAGCACTTCGCCGCGAACGGTGGCACCATCGTGGGTGAGCAGAGCTACGGCTCCGGTGACAAGGACTTCAAGGCCCAGCTCACCGCGATCAAGGGCGGCGCTCCGGACGCGATTTTCGCATCCGGCTACTACAACGAGGTCGCTCTGATCGCCGTGCAGGCCCGGGAGCTCGGCGTTTCCGCCCCGCTCCTCGGTGGCGACGGCTGGGATTCCCCCTCGCTGATCGAAGTCGGAGGCGACGCGATGGAGGGCTGCTACTTCTCCAATCACTTCTCGAACGAGGATCAAGCCCCGGCCATCCAAGACTTCGTGAAAAAGTATGAGGCCAAGCACGGTGCCAAGCCGGATGCCATGGCCGCCCTTGGCTACGACTCCGCCAAGATCCTCTTCGACGCCATCAAGCGCGCCAACTCCGTCGATGGTCCCGCACTGCGCGACGCGATCGCCGCAACCAAGGAATACGAGGGCATCACCGGCAAGATCACTCTGGACTCCCAGCGAAACGCGACCAAGCCGGCGGTCATCCTCACCATCAAGGACGGCAAGGTGGTTTACACGGAAACGATCGCTCCCTGA
- a CDS encoding nucleotide pyrophosphatase/phosphodiesterase family protein produces the protein MQRVAVINVVGLSPSLLGTETPRLTAFAQKQGMQSFPPAFPAVTCTAQSSMLTGSDPGKHGIVANGWYDRESAEVRFWKQSNHLVRGEKVWEQLRAQHPGFTCAKLFWWYNMYSSADIAMTPRPMYPADGRKVFDIHTQPMDLREKVKADLGEFPFPSFWGPGAGIACSEWIAAAAKWTEDREKPTLSLVYLPHLDYCLQKFGPGAPEIAPELAAIDRVAGELIDHLESRGVKVMIVSEYGISKVTRAIHLNRIFRKQGWIQLKDELGLETLDAGGSKVFAVADHQMAHVYVNDRALLPAVRKLLEDTPGIDEVRATEEIWGRGIGVERGGDLIAISEPDAWFTYYYWEDDAKAPDFARCVDIHRKPGYDPVELFIDPKIANPKLKIAKFLLKKKLGFRGLLDVIPLDAGLVKGSHGRDKVEPGEQPLIIGSPVPVTRAEGVFDAIVKAVGG, from the coding sequence ATGCAGCGCGTGGCGGTCATCAATGTGGTGGGACTCTCCCCTTCCCTGCTGGGGACGGAAACGCCGCGGCTCACCGCCTTCGCGCAGAAGCAGGGGATGCAGTCCTTCCCGCCTGCCTTCCCCGCGGTGACCTGCACGGCGCAGTCATCCATGCTGACCGGCAGCGATCCGGGGAAGCACGGGATCGTGGCAAACGGCTGGTATGATCGAGAGAGCGCGGAAGTCCGCTTCTGGAAGCAGAGCAATCACCTGGTGCGCGGGGAGAAGGTCTGGGAGCAGCTTCGGGCCCAGCACCCGGGCTTCACCTGCGCGAAGCTCTTTTGGTGGTACAACATGTATTCCAGCGCGGACATCGCGATGACGCCGCGACCGATGTATCCGGCGGACGGGCGCAAGGTATTCGACATCCACACGCAGCCGATGGACCTGCGCGAGAAGGTGAAGGCCGATCTGGGCGAGTTCCCCTTCCCCAGCTTCTGGGGTCCGGGCGCGGGGATCGCCTGCTCGGAGTGGATCGCCGCGGCTGCGAAGTGGACCGAGGACCGGGAGAAGCCGACGCTGAGCCTCGTTTACCTGCCGCATCTGGACTACTGCCTGCAGAAGTTCGGGCCCGGTGCGCCGGAGATCGCGCCGGAATTGGCGGCGATCGACCGGGTGGCGGGCGAGCTGATCGATCACCTCGAATCCCGCGGGGTGAAGGTGATGATCGTTTCCGAATACGGCATCTCCAAGGTCACACGCGCAATCCATCTCAACCGCATCTTCCGCAAGCAGGGGTGGATCCAATTAAAGGATGAGCTGGGGCTGGAGACGCTGGACGCGGGAGGCAGCAAGGTATTCGCCGTGGCGGACCACCAGATGGCCCATGTGTATGTGAACGATCGCGCTCTCCTGCCCGCTGTCCGCAAGCTCTTGGAAGACACTCCCGGGATCGATGAAGTGCGGGCTACGGAGGAGATATGGGGACGGGGCATCGGTGTGGAACGGGGTGGCGACCTGATCGCGATCTCCGAGCCCGATGCCTGGTTCACCTACTACTATTGGGAAGACGATGCGAAGGCTCCGGACTTCGCGCGCTGCGTGGATATCCACCGCAAGCCGGGATATGATCCGGTGGAGCTTTTCATCGACCCGAAGATCGCGAACCCGAAGCTGAAGATCGCGAAATTCCTGCTGAAGAAGAAGCTGGGCTTCCGTGGTCTGCTGGATGTGATCCCGCTGGATGCCGGGCTGGTGAAAGGCTCGCACGGTCGGGACAAAGTGGAGCCGGGCGAGCAGCCGTTGATCATCGGATCGCCGGTGCCAGTGACGCGGGCCGAGGGGGTGTTCGACGCGATCGTGAAGGCGGTGGGCGGCTAG